One region of Jonesiaceae bacterium BS-20 genomic DNA includes:
- a CDS encoding N(5)-(carboxyethyl)ornithine synthase, with protein MSDSTQPSFATSAATPHLGSPEKELLTLGLLADSTMENERWLAIHPLHLDRIDPDIRARMIVERGYGADFELEPGYLESRVGRVAERAEVIASADVLLLPKPQVTDAAEIPAGRVLWGWPHCVQNTEMTQTAIDNRLTLVAFEAMNHWSPRGDFSLHVFHKNNELAGYCSVLDAMRLVGLTGDYGPRLSAVVIGFGATARGAVTALKAHGVYDIQVLTQRGAAAVGSPIHTAHITQLNTDDGAVHLSEVETPDGTVLLPEFLASHNIVVNCTFQNVAAPLTYLRNEDLESFTPGSLIIDVSCDEGMGFEWAKPTTFDEPMFTVGQGVHYYGVDHSPSYLWNSATWEISEAILPFLRTVMEGPAAWANDLTISRSIEIQDGIIQNDSILSFQDREPDFPYAVKV; from the coding sequence ATGTCCGACTCTACCCAACCCTCTTTTGCTACTTCCGCAGCGACACCGCACCTAGGATCGCCGGAAAAAGAGTTACTCACTCTCGGACTACTTGCAGACTCCACAATGGAAAACGAGCGCTGGCTCGCCATCCACCCGCTTCACCTTGACCGCATTGACCCAGACATACGTGCTCGCATGATTGTTGAGCGCGGTTACGGCGCCGACTTTGAATTGGAGCCGGGTTACCTCGAGTCCCGAGTAGGCCGGGTCGCAGAACGCGCCGAGGTCATTGCGTCGGCTGACGTCCTGCTTCTGCCCAAACCCCAGGTCACAGATGCGGCGGAAATTCCCGCCGGCCGTGTGCTGTGGGGGTGGCCGCACTGTGTCCAGAATACCGAAATGACGCAGACCGCGATTGACAACCGGCTCACCCTGGTTGCGTTCGAGGCGATGAATCACTGGAGTCCTCGGGGAGACTTCAGCCTCCATGTGTTTCACAAGAACAACGAGCTTGCGGGCTACTGTTCGGTTCTAGATGCAATGCGCCTAGTCGGCTTGACCGGTGACTACGGGCCCCGACTGAGCGCGGTGGTCATTGGTTTTGGGGCGACGGCACGTGGCGCAGTCACCGCGCTCAAAGCGCACGGCGTGTACGACATCCAGGTGCTCACCCAACGCGGCGCGGCAGCGGTGGGCTCGCCAATTCATACGGCACACATCACCCAACTCAACACCGATGACGGCGCGGTCCACCTCAGTGAAGTCGAGACTCCAGACGGGACGGTTCTACTCCCCGAGTTCTTGGCGTCGCATAACATTGTTGTGAACTGCACCTTTCAGAACGTGGCAGCCCCGCTGACCTACCTGCGTAATGAAGACCTCGAATCGTTCACGCCAGGGAGTCTGATCATCGATGTCTCCTGCGACGAAGGTATGGGATTTGAATGGGCAAAGCCAACAACCTTTGACGAGCCAATGTTCACGGTCGGCCAAGGTGTGCACTACTACGGTGTCGACCACAGCCCGTCCTACCTGTGGAATTCCGCGACGTGGGAGATCAGCGAGGCGATTTTGCCTTTCCTTCGTACGGTCATGGAAGGGCCAGCGGCGTGGGCCAACGATCTCACTATTTCTCGCTCGATCGAGATCCAAGACGGCATTATCCAAAATGACAGTATCTTGAGCTTCCAAGACCGCGAACCGGATTTTCCGTACGCCGTTAAGGTCTAG
- a CDS encoding isoprenylcysteine carboxylmethyltransferase family protein: protein MPNIPPVVVAGAAGLTQLVLARGARSGKSAWALGGLVAGAAATLAGSAVTTFQHVGTTVDPMEVDRAKALVDRGPFRFTRNPMYLGITGVLLGHAIARRSVLATLPVAGFMAVMSATQIPREEAALTAKFGSAYTEYLRRVPRWLGPIGEASHRQ from the coding sequence ATGCCAAATATTCCACCGGTCGTAGTTGCAGGGGCAGCGGGTCTGACCCAATTGGTGCTTGCCCGCGGGGCTCGGTCTGGAAAAAGTGCTTGGGCGCTGGGTGGGCTGGTGGCGGGGGCTGCCGCCACCCTTGCCGGCAGCGCGGTAACTACCTTCCAGCACGTTGGCACCACGGTTGATCCCATGGAGGTTGACCGCGCAAAGGCGCTTGTTGACCGCGGACCTTTTAGGTTTACCCGCAATCCCATGTATCTAGGAATCACGGGGGTTCTTTTGGGCCATGCAATAGCTCGTAGATCAGTTTTGGCCACGTTGCCCGTGGCGGGTTTTATGGCCGTCATGAGTGCCACCCAGATTCCGCGTGAGGAAGCGGCATTGACCGCCAAATTTGGCAGCGCTTATACGGAATATTTACGCAGGGTTCCGCGCTGGTTAGGTCCCATTGGTGAGGCCAGCCATCGTCAATAA
- a CDS encoding DUF4259 domain-containing protein, producing MGTWDATPFGNDNAADFAFEFDDAHTIAQIASVLEAALDTVLDEPGEIEAPDGEIAIAAAALVVAWEFPDAADAGYAQSLDPWPRVARPLPEHLSLKAAEVLDRMQEAEENELVELWRETESYSEFVAELTSLRSYFP from the coding sequence ATGGGCACTTGGGATGCCACCCCTTTTGGGAATGACAATGCGGCAGATTTTGCCTTCGAGTTCGATGATGCTCACACGATCGCTCAGATCGCCTCCGTCCTGGAGGCGGCTTTGGACACGGTGCTTGATGAACCGGGTGAGATTGAGGCCCCGGATGGGGAGATTGCGATTGCCGCTGCGGCGCTTGTTGTTGCGTGGGAATTTCCCGATGCCGCAGATGCGGGATACGCGCAGTCACTTGACCCGTGGCCGCGTGTGGCACGGCCGCTTCCGGAGCACTTGTCGTTGAAAGCCGCGGAAGTGTTGGACCGCATGCAAGAGGCAGAAGAAAACGAGTTAGTCGAGCTGTGGCGCGAGACAGAATCATATTCCGAGTTCGTTGCGGAGCTAACTTCCTTACGTTCCTACTTTCCGTAG
- a CDS encoding tellurite resistance/C4-dicarboxylate transporter family protein: MVTNSQIQRVSLGPVNNAVANLSPGYFALVMATGILSVGFHNVGAGVLSGALLGIALVAYVTLWALYIWRVVQFRSHVLRDMRDPEKVFAYFTVVAGTDVLAVRLLQADLPGLAMPLVFFGAILWFVFGYILPWQVLMTRDGKPILARTNGTWFIWAVASQSLAIGMSQIQPFFNDGAPWVGLVAVLSWSVGVALYVGVAILVTLRIIHYGITAAQFEPPYWVSMGGLAIAVVAGANIVDMQSTPMVDATRVLIAGTVVIFWCFAAWLVPMLIGAGVWRHWVSKVPLAYTASLWSIVFPLGMFAVASISLGRVDKLPIVEAVGDVALVGALLAWLLVLVAMLSGTGRLMLAQWRASRKKEN, from the coding sequence ATGGTAACTAACTCCCAGATTCAACGAGTCAGCCTAGGTCCCGTGAACAACGCGGTTGCAAACTTGTCGCCGGGTTACTTTGCCTTGGTGATGGCGACCGGGATTCTCTCGGTGGGATTTCATAACGTGGGGGCGGGGGTGCTCTCGGGGGCTTTGTTAGGAATCGCGTTGGTTGCCTACGTGACCCTGTGGGCTCTTTATATCTGGCGGGTTGTCCAGTTTCGCTCCCACGTACTCAGAGACATGCGGGACCCGGAGAAAGTTTTTGCCTACTTCACCGTTGTTGCCGGAACCGATGTGCTTGCGGTTCGGCTACTCCAAGCGGACCTGCCCGGGTTGGCAATGCCGCTGGTATTTTTTGGAGCCATCTTATGGTTTGTCTTCGGTTACATCTTGCCGTGGCAGGTTTTGATGACCAGGGATGGCAAGCCTATCTTGGCTCGTACTAATGGGACCTGGTTCATTTGGGCGGTAGCCAGTCAATCCCTGGCGATCGGGATGAGTCAGATTCAACCCTTCTTTAATGATGGTGCCCCGTGGGTGGGGCTTGTCGCGGTCCTGTCGTGGTCTGTTGGGGTGGCGTTATATGTGGGAGTAGCAATCCTGGTAACGCTGCGTATCATCCACTACGGCATTACCGCCGCCCAATTTGAGCCGCCCTACTGGGTATCCATGGGAGGCCTAGCAATAGCGGTGGTTGCAGGAGCGAACATTGTCGATATGCAGTCCACCCCCATGGTTGATGCCACCCGGGTGCTTATAGCCGGAACCGTAGTGATCTTTTGGTGCTTCGCTGCTTGGCTGGTCCCCATGCTTATTGGTGCCGGGGTCTGGCGACACTGGGTGAGTAAAGTTCCACTGGCTTACACAGCGAGCCTCTGGTCAATAGTTTTTCCGCTGGGAATGTTTGCCGTGGCCTCAATTAGTTTGGGGAGGGTGGACAAACTTCCAATTGTCGAAGCGGTAGGTGACGTTGCCCTTGTTGGCGCCCTGCTGGCGTGGTTGTTGGTCTTGGTCGCCATGTTGAGCGGGACCGGAAGGCTCATGCTCGCTCAATGGCGGGCATCGCGAAAAAAAGAAAACTAG
- a CDS encoding ABC transporter substrate-binding protein — MLKINKLVGAAAAVLTASLVLTACGASDKPKESETPSASEGTDKPSGSGATFQIAYNADGGHQAWVDAVTNSIKNTLEIDASGAPYPTFGDFRTEITEEKIQTGFRTGWQADYPSLYNFLGPLYGTGAGSNDGRYSSEEFDAAINAGLQATDLASANAEFDKAQEVLLKDLPAIPLWYANVNGGWSKDVENVVFGWNSVPLYYAITKADGSAVTANGTEPANGLIPTMTNEVGGGRIMDLVFTGLVTYTAEGETQNEIAESITSEDNVTWTIKIKGDKKFTNGEAITAKSFVDAWNWGAALNNKQLNSYFFENIKGFSWDENVEAMEGLEVVSDTEFKVTLNGPQADYPLSLGYTAFVPLPSVAYDDMAAFGKAPIGNGPYTIVDGSWKKDVSIDLVPNADYNGNLKAANSGINFVFYDSYDTAYNDLLSDNLDVIDGIPDSAFTTYEEQLEGRAVNQPAAIFQSFTIPERLDHFGMDEEGQLRRAAISMSIDRELITEKIFAGTRTPAKDFTSPVIAGWNDSLAGVDVLSYNPEEAKKLWAQANEISPW, encoded by the coding sequence ATGTTGAAGATCAACAAGCTCGTTGGGGCGGCCGCAGCCGTTCTGACCGCATCGCTTGTGCTGACCGCTTGCGGTGCCAGCGACAAGCCAAAGGAAAGCGAAACACCATCGGCTTCCGAGGGTACCGACAAGCCATCAGGCTCGGGCGCGACCTTCCAGATTGCATACAACGCTGACGGTGGCCACCAGGCATGGGTTGACGCTGTAACTAACAGCATCAAGAACACCCTTGAAATCGATGCTAGCGGCGCGCCATACCCAACCTTTGGTGACTTCCGTACGGAAATTACCGAAGAGAAGATCCAGACCGGTTTCCGCACCGGTTGGCAGGCTGACTACCCAAGCCTCTACAACTTCCTTGGCCCGCTGTACGGCACCGGAGCCGGTTCAAACGACGGTCGTTACTCATCCGAGGAATTTGACGCAGCGATCAACGCGGGTCTGCAGGCAACTGACCTTGCTTCCGCAAACGCTGAGTTTGACAAGGCACAAGAGGTACTCCTCAAGGATCTGCCAGCAATTCCACTGTGGTACGCCAACGTCAACGGTGGCTGGTCAAAGGATGTTGAGAACGTAGTCTTTGGCTGGAACTCCGTTCCGCTGTACTACGCAATCACCAAGGCGGATGGTTCAGCAGTCACCGCTAACGGAACCGAGCCAGCAAACGGTCTGATTCCAACCATGACCAACGAGGTCGGTGGCGGACGCATCATGGACCTCGTCTTCACCGGTCTGGTGACGTACACCGCCGAGGGTGAAACTCAGAACGAGATCGCTGAGTCCATCACTTCGGAAGACAACGTAACCTGGACCATCAAGATCAAGGGTGACAAGAAGTTCACCAACGGTGAAGCCATCACCGCCAAGTCATTTGTTGATGCTTGGAACTGGGGTGCTGCGCTCAACAACAAGCAGCTCAACTCCTACTTCTTTGAGAACATCAAGGGCTTCTCATGGGATGAGAACGTAGAGGCTATGGAAGGACTTGAGGTCGTTTCCGACACCGAGTTCAAGGTGACCCTGAACGGTCCACAGGCTGACTACCCGCTGAGTCTCGGCTACACCGCGTTTGTGCCACTGCCATCGGTTGCATACGACGACATGGCCGCCTTTGGTAAGGCTCCAATCGGTAACGGTCCATACACGATCGTTGACGGCTCATGGAAGAAGGACGTCTCAATCGACCTCGTTCCAAACGCTGACTACAACGGCAACCTCAAGGCCGCCAACTCCGGTATCAACTTTGTCTTCTACGACTCCTATGACACCGCGTACAACGACCTGCTCTCAGACAACTTGGACGTCATTGACGGAATCCCTGACTCTGCATTCACCACCTACGAAGAGCAGCTCGAAGGCCGCGCAGTCAACCAGCCAGCCGCTATCTTCCAGTCCTTCACCATCCCAGAGCGTCTAGACCACTTTGGAATGGATGAAGAAGGCCAGCTGCGCCGTGCTGCAATTTCCATGTCGATTGACCGTGAACTGATCACGGAAAAGATCTTCGCAGGCACCCGTACCCCAGCTAAGGACTTCACTTCACCGGTTATCGCCGGTTGGAATGACTCCCTTGCCGGTGTAGACGTGCTGTCCTACAACCCAGAAGAAGCTAAGAAGCTTTGGGCGCAGGCAAACGAAATCAGCCCTTGGTAA
- a CDS encoding ABC transporter permease, with amino-acid sequence MLRYVGRRVLQMIPVFFGATLLIYAMVFGLPGDPIQAMGGDRGLSPEVAAQISAQYNLDKPFFIQYLLYIKGILTLDFGMTFSGEQVIDVIARAFPITIRLALMALVLEAVFGVLFGFIAGMRKGGIFDGTVLLVSLLLIAVPTFVVGFIMQFFVGVKLGWLPTTAGDGTSLKSLLMPAIVLAAVSFAYVLRLTRTAVAENVSADHVRTATAKGLPYSRVTVVHILRNSLIPVITFLGADLGALMGGAIVTEGIFNISGVGGTLYQAIIKGEPATVVSFVTILIVVYIVANLLVDMLYALLDPRIRYA; translated from the coding sequence ATGCTCCGATATGTCGGGCGGCGAGTCCTGCAGATGATCCCCGTGTTCTTCGGGGCGACTCTGTTGATTTACGCAATGGTGTTTGGTCTGCCTGGAGACCCAATTCAGGCGATGGGTGGAGACCGTGGTCTATCGCCCGAGGTTGCCGCTCAAATTAGTGCGCAGTACAACCTGGATAAGCCTTTTTTCATTCAATATCTTTTATATATCAAAGGGATCTTGACGCTCGATTTCGGTATGACCTTCTCCGGTGAGCAGGTCATCGACGTTATCGCTCGAGCATTCCCAATCACCATCAGGCTCGCGCTCATGGCACTCGTACTTGAGGCCGTTTTTGGTGTTCTGTTTGGTTTCATCGCAGGAATGCGAAAGGGCGGGATCTTCGACGGCACCGTTCTCTTGGTCTCACTGCTCCTGATTGCCGTACCAACCTTCGTTGTTGGTTTTATCATGCAATTCTTTGTTGGAGTTAAGCTCGGTTGGCTGCCCACAACAGCGGGAGATGGGACGAGCCTCAAATCGCTTCTGATGCCAGCGATTGTGCTGGCTGCCGTCTCCTTTGCATACGTCTTGCGCCTTACCCGCACGGCGGTTGCAGAAAACGTAAGCGCGGACCACGTGCGTACTGCGACGGCGAAGGGCTTGCCGTATTCTCGCGTCACCGTGGTGCACATTTTGCGTAACTCGCTGATCCCGGTAATTACCTTCCTGGGGGCCGACCTTGGAGCGCTCATGGGTGGGGCAATCGTCACCGAGGGAATCTTTAATATCAGTGGTGTGGGTGGAACCCTATACCAAGCAATTATTAAGGGGGAACCCGCTACGGTTGTCTCCTTTGTGACAATCCTGATTGTCGTCTACATCGTTGCCAACCTCCTTGTAGACATGCTGTACGCATTACTTGACCCAAGGATTCGATATGCCTGA
- a CDS encoding ABC transporter permease, giving the protein MPDNNKPRVKYPKQEHFVADASKLEELVVDRIDENTLSASLWQEAWRNLRRRVMFWVAAVLILAVLVVAFFPSLFSSVDPAYCSLITSLDPPTAGHPFGFDRQGCDIYARVIYGAQASVSVGVVTTLIVVILGGTIGALAGFFGGFWDSLLSRITDIFFAIPLVLAAIVVGQVFRSNAGIWGVVMVLGVFGWPQIARITRGAVIGVKNNDFVTAARALGASRWNILFKHVLPNAAAPIIVVATTSLGVFIVAEATLSFLGIGLPQGVLSWGHDIATAQVSLRTNPMILFYPSMALAITVLGFILLGDVVRDALDPKARKR; this is encoded by the coding sequence ATGCCTGATAACAATAAGCCACGGGTCAAGTACCCCAAGCAAGAACACTTCGTTGCAGACGCCAGCAAGCTGGAAGAGCTCGTAGTCGACCGGATCGATGAAAATACTCTTTCCGCAAGCTTGTGGCAAGAAGCCTGGCGCAATCTGCGCCGGCGGGTCATGTTCTGGGTGGCCGCGGTCTTGATCCTCGCCGTCCTTGTCGTGGCATTCTTCCCATCGCTGTTTTCGAGCGTGGATCCTGCGTATTGCAGCCTGATCACCTCGCTTGATCCACCTACCGCAGGTCACCCATTTGGGTTTGACCGGCAGGGTTGCGACATTTACGCACGCGTAATCTATGGCGCGCAAGCCTCGGTTTCGGTCGGGGTGGTGACAACACTGATCGTGGTGATCCTTGGTGGCACTATCGGTGCGCTTGCCGGGTTCTTTGGCGGGTTCTGGGATTCGCTGCTGTCACGTATCACCGACATCTTCTTCGCAATTCCACTGGTGCTCGCTGCGATCGTCGTTGGACAAGTATTCCGCTCCAATGCTGGTATCTGGGGAGTGGTAATGGTTCTGGGGGTCTTTGGATGGCCTCAGATCGCCCGTATCACCCGCGGTGCCGTCATCGGGGTCAAGAACAATGACTTTGTAACGGCCGCTCGTGCTTTGGGTGCTAGCCGTTGGAACATCTTGTTCAAACACGTGCTCCCTAACGCAGCTGCCCCGATCATTGTGGTCGCAACGACCTCACTTGGCGTGTTTATCGTTGCCGAGGCCACCTTGTCCTTCCTTGGTATTGGGCTTCCGCAGGGCGTCCTATCCTGGGGACACGACATCGCCACGGCGCAGGTATCTCTGCGGACGAACCCAATGATCTTGTTCTACCCATCCATGGCGTTGGCCATCACGGTGCTTGGCTTTATTTTGCTCGGTGACGTAGTCCGTGATGCACTCGATCCAAAGGCGCGCAAACGATGA
- a CDS encoding ABC transporter ATP-binding protein, translated as MTENQAMTPLLDVTDLDVTFTTAAGVVNAVKGANLTVYPGQTVAIVGESGSGKSTTAHAVINLLPGTGKVTGGSIKFDGEELTTASKKRIVELRGRDIGLVPQDPMSNLNPVWSIGFQIKETLKANNVDVSRTAISKLEAGLDAAESEFIIGSKSLKLLKAELGDKAALIDGKIVAGATSKSGVIKALSAVGVPNADALAAKYVTGATKNDRVAGLLAEAGLADAARRAKQYPHEFSGGMRQRALIAIGLAARPKLLIADEPTSALDVTVQRQILDHLEGLTQEFGTAVLFITHDLGLAAERAEHLVVMFRGEVVESGPALEILRNPQHPYTQKLVKAAPSLASRRIQSAKAAGVEATDLLAPTAGHGVDEARPNVIEVERLSKVFHIRGQKGDAKNFKAVDHVSFALQQGTTLAIVGESGSGKSTVANMVLNLLEPTEGVIKFDGRDLAGLSAQELFKFRRRVQPIFQNPYGSLDPMYSIFRILEEPLRVHNIGSKTERRQRVKDVLEMVAMPESTMRRYPNELSGGQRQRIAIARALALSPEVIVCDEAVSALDVLVQAQVLELLNDLQAELGLSYLFITHDLAVVRQIADEVIVMEKGKIVEHASTDEVFDSPSAEYTRQLLEAIPGGSIELGV; from the coding sequence ATGACTGAAAATCAAGCAATGACACCGTTACTCGACGTTACGGATCTTGACGTTACATTTACTACGGCGGCGGGCGTGGTCAACGCGGTCAAAGGTGCAAACCTGACCGTGTACCCGGGACAAACCGTTGCGATTGTGGGGGAGTCCGGATCCGGTAAGTCCACCACGGCCCACGCGGTCATCAACCTTTTGCCGGGAACCGGTAAGGTCACCGGCGGGTCCATCAAGTTCGATGGTGAGGAGCTCACTACCGCCTCGAAGAAGCGGATTGTCGAGCTTCGAGGCCGCGACATTGGTTTGGTACCACAGGACCCTATGTCTAACCTGAACCCCGTTTGGAGTATCGGTTTCCAGATTAAGGAGACCCTGAAAGCCAATAACGTGGATGTTTCTAGGACTGCGATTAGCAAGCTAGAGGCCGGGTTGGATGCCGCTGAGAGTGAATTCATTATCGGCTCCAAGTCGCTCAAACTGCTGAAGGCAGAACTCGGTGACAAGGCCGCTCTGATCGACGGCAAGATCGTGGCCGGTGCGACGTCCAAGAGCGGCGTCATCAAGGCCCTTTCAGCGGTGGGCGTTCCCAACGCGGATGCGCTGGCTGCAAAGTATGTCACCGGTGCAACCAAGAATGACCGCGTAGCGGGTCTCCTTGCAGAAGCAGGTTTGGCCGATGCCGCCCGGCGGGCAAAGCAGTACCCGCACGAGTTCTCCGGTGGTATGCGGCAACGCGCACTCATTGCTATTGGCTTGGCCGCGCGGCCAAAGCTCCTGATTGCCGATGAACCAACCTCGGCTTTGGACGTAACCGTTCAGCGGCAGATCTTGGATCACCTCGAAGGTTTGACCCAAGAATTTGGAACCGCTGTCCTGTTCATTACCCACGACCTAGGTCTGGCCGCCGAGCGCGCCGAGCACCTGGTAGTGATGTTCCGCGGTGAGGTTGTCGAATCCGGACCCGCGCTAGAGATCTTGCGCAACCCGCAACACCCGTACACCCAGAAGTTGGTAAAGGCAGCGCCTTCGTTGGCTTCCCGGCGTATTCAAAGCGCCAAGGCCGCGGGTGTTGAGGCGACCGACCTCTTGGCGCCAACCGCCGGGCACGGCGTGGATGAGGCTCGACCAAACGTCATTGAAGTTGAGCGCCTTTCCAAGGTGTTCCACATCCGTGGCCAAAAGGGTGACGCCAAGAACTTCAAGGCGGTTGACCACGTGTCATTTGCTTTGCAGCAGGGCACCACGCTTGCGATTGTGGGAGAGTCCGGCTCCGGTAAATCAACCGTAGCCAACATGGTCCTGAACCTTCTTGAGCCCACCGAGGGTGTGATCAAGTTTGATGGCCGTGACCTGGCAGGTCTCAGCGCCCAGGAACTGTTCAAGTTCCGGCGTCGGGTGCAGCCAATTTTCCAGAACCCATACGGCTCGCTCGACCCCATGTATTCGATCTTCCGAATCCTGGAAGAGCCTTTGCGGGTGCACAACATTGGCAGCAAGACCGAACGTCGCCAGCGCGTCAAAGACGTCTTGGAAATGGTGGCCATGCCAGAGTCCACCATGCGCCGGTACCCCAATGAACTGTCCGGTGGTCAGCGTCAGCGCATCGCGATCGCGCGGGCGCTAGCGTTGTCGCCAGAGGTGATCGTGTGCGATGAGGCTGTATCAGCGCTTGACGTTCTGGTTCAAGCGCAAGTCCTTGAACTACTCAATGACTTGCAGGCCGAGTTGGGCTTGAGTTACCTGTTCATTACCCATGACCTGGCCGTTGTGCGCCAAATCGCGGACGAGGTCATTGTGATGGAGAAGGGCAAGATCGTCGAACACGCATCAACCGATGAGGTCTTTGATAGTCCTTCCGCCGAGTACACTAGGCAGTTGCTTGAGGCAATTCCAGGTGGCTCGATCGAGCTAGGCGTTTAA
- the typA gene encoding translational GTPase TypA, which yields MSVRSDLRNVAIVAHVDHGKTTMVDAMLRHTGAFDARSNVDDRSMDSGDLEREKGITILAKNTAVRYTGPAAAAAGHPEGVTINVIDTPGHADFGGEVERGLSMVDGVVLLVDSAEGPLPQTRFVLRKALAAKKPVILVVNKVDRPDARIDYVVEEATDLLLGLASDLQDEVDLDIEAVLDVPVVYASAKNGRASLTKPADGTLPEEEDVEALFETIMSKIPAPEYVADAPLQAHVTNLDATPFLGRLALLRVHNGYIHKGQQVAWCRADGSIQSVKITELLETKGLERVTTDKAGPGDIVAVAGIAEITIGETLADLENPIPLPLIEIDDPAISMTIGINTSPLAGKGGKGHKVTARQVKDRLDTELVGNVSLKVVPTERPDAWEVQGRGELALSILVEQMRREGFELNVGKPQVVTKQIDGKTHEPMERMTIDVPEEYLGAVTQLLAQRKGRMESMANHGSGWVRMEFVVPARGLIGFRTRFMTETRGTGIAASLADGYEPWAGPIETRTNGSLVADRSGSVTPFAMINLQDRGHFFVDPTQEVYEGMIVGENARADDMDVNITKEKKLTNMRAASSDNFENLVPPIHLTLEESLEFAREDECVEVTPDIIRIRKVILDQTERARAHSRAKKS from the coding sequence ATGTCTGTGCGCTCTGACCTGCGCAACGTGGCGATTGTCGCCCACGTCGACCATGGTAAAACCACTATGGTAGACGCCATGCTCCGCCACACCGGCGCTTTTGACGCACGCTCCAACGTGGATGACCGTTCCATGGACTCAGGTGACCTGGAACGCGAAAAAGGTATCACCATCTTGGCTAAGAACACGGCCGTGCGTTACACCGGACCAGCTGCTGCGGCTGCCGGACACCCTGAGGGTGTCACCATCAACGTGATTGATACTCCTGGCCACGCCGACTTCGGTGGCGAGGTAGAACGCGGACTGTCCATGGTTGATGGCGTTGTTCTCCTGGTGGACTCGGCTGAGGGTCCTCTGCCACAGACCCGCTTTGTACTGCGTAAGGCGCTAGCCGCCAAGAAGCCAGTCATTCTCGTGGTGAACAAGGTAGACCGCCCAGACGCACGTATTGACTACGTTGTTGAAGAGGCGACCGACCTGCTCCTGGGTCTGGCATCAGACTTGCAGGATGAGGTAGACCTTGACATCGAGGCCGTACTTGACGTCCCAGTTGTGTACGCTTCCGCCAAGAACGGTCGCGCTTCACTGACTAAGCCGGCTGACGGTACCCTGCCAGAGGAAGAAGACGTCGAGGCTCTCTTTGAGACCATCATGTCTAAGATTCCCGCCCCAGAGTACGTGGCAGACGCGCCTCTCCAGGCGCACGTCACCAACCTTGACGCAACCCCATTCTTGGGCCGGTTGGCTCTGCTTCGCGTTCACAACGGTTACATCCACAAGGGCCAGCAGGTTGCTTGGTGCCGTGCGGACGGTTCAATTCAGTCGGTAAAGATCACGGAGCTCCTTGAAACTAAGGGTCTCGAGCGGGTTACAACGGACAAGGCTGGCCCCGGCGATATCGTTGCAGTGGCCGGAATCGCAGAGATCACCATTGGTGAGACCCTTGCGGACCTTGAAAACCCAATCCCGCTGCCATTGATCGAAATCGATGACCCAGCAATCTCCATGACCATTGGTATCAACACCTCACCGCTTGCCGGTAAGGGCGGTAAGGGCCACAAGGTCACCGCACGCCAGGTCAAGGACCGTCTGGACACCGAGCTCGTGGGTAACGTTTCCCTCAAGGTCGTTCCAACCGAGCGTCCAGACGCTTGGGAAGTTCAGGGCCGTGGAGAACTAGCTCTTTCCATCCTAGTTGAGCAGATGCGCCGTGAAGGTTTTGAGCTCAACGTTGGTAAGCCACAGGTAGTAACCAAGCAGATCGATGGCAAGACGCACGAGCCAATGGAGCGCATGACCATTGACGTTCCTGAGGAATACCTCGGTGCCGTCACCCAGCTGCTCGCGCAGCGTAAGGGACGCATGGAGTCCATGGCCAACCACGGTTCCGGCTGGGTTCGCATGGAGTTCGTTGTTCCAGCTCGCGGCCTGATTGGTTTCCGCACCCGGTTCATGACTGAGACCCGTGGAACCGGTATTGCCGCTTCACTGGCTGATGGTTACGAGCCATGGGCAGGTCCAATTGAGACCCGCACTAACGGTTCCTTGGTTGCCGACCGTTCCGGCTCGGTCACCCCGTTTGCCATGATCAACCTCCAAGACCGCGGTCACTTCTTTGTGGACCCAACTCAAGAGGTTTACGAGGGCATGATCGTTGGCGAGAACGCACGCGCGGACGACATGGACGTCAACATCACCAAGGAAAAGAAGCTCACCAACATGCGTGCCGCTTCCTCGGATAACTTTGAGAACTTGGTGCCACCAATTCACTTGACCCTAGAGGAGTCACTTGAGTTTGCTCGCGAAGACGAGTGCGTTGAGGTTACCCCGGATATCATCCGTATCCGCAAGGTCATCTTGGACCAGACGGAGCGCGCTCGTGCGCACTCCCGCGCCAAGAAGTCTTGA